The following coding sequences are from one Halomonas sp. HAL1 window:
- a CDS encoding tRNA-dihydrouridine synthase — protein sequence MEGVIDALTRDLLTRHAGFDWTVTEFVRVVDERLPPRVFYKHCPELAQPPVATPSGIPVHLQLLGSDPAALAANAQQALKLGAVSVDLNFGCPAKLVNRHDGGASLLRQPDRVYQAVRAVHDALDGQIPVTAKIRLGFANRRLAVACAQATEAGGAAQLVVHARTRDEGYRPPAHWEWIGKIRRHVSIPVVANGDIWTLEDYWKARTLSGCRDVMLGRSALADPWLAPRIRHWLQTGERLPESSWSMRANVLKEYAALQRQQLPDRVVVSLVKQWLAQMRQGSAEAEQNFQRVKRITELDHLLDSLVVDEQHATLA from the coding sequence ATGGAAGGGGTCATCGACGCACTGACGCGTGACCTGTTAACCCGTCACGCGGGGTTCGACTGGACGGTTACCGAATTTGTCCGCGTCGTCGATGAACGCCTACCGCCAAGAGTGTTTTATAAGCATTGCCCGGAACTTGCGCAACCGCCGGTGGCAACGCCGAGCGGGATTCCTGTGCATTTACAACTTTTGGGCTCAGACCCTGCTGCCCTAGCGGCCAATGCGCAGCAGGCGCTCAAACTTGGCGCAGTTAGCGTTGACCTTAATTTCGGCTGCCCAGCCAAACTGGTCAATCGACACGATGGCGGCGCTTCGCTTTTACGCCAGCCCGATCGGGTCTACCAAGCGGTTAGAGCCGTTCACGATGCGTTAGACGGGCAAATCCCGGTCACTGCCAAGATCCGCCTGGGCTTCGCCAACCGCCGCTTAGCGGTTGCCTGCGCCCAAGCCACCGAAGCGGGTGGCGCAGCGCAGCTGGTCGTACACGCCCGCACCCGCGATGAAGGCTACCGACCGCCTGCGCACTGGGAATGGATTGGCAAAATACGCCGCCATGTCAGTATCCCCGTTGTCGCCAATGGGGATATCTGGACGCTGGAGGATTACTGGAAAGCGCGCACGCTTTCAGGCTGTCGCGATGTGATGTTAGGCCGCAGTGCACTGGCAGACCCCTGGCTAGCGCCACGCATCCGCCACTGGCTACAGACCGGCGAGCGGCTGCCCGAAAGCAGCTGGTCCATGCGCGCCAACGTACTCAAGGAGTACGCCGCTCTGCAGCGCCAACAGCTGCCTGACCGCGTTGTCGTCTCTCTGGTAAAGCAGTGGCTTGCCCAAATGCGCCAAGGCAGCGCCGAAGCCGAGCAGAACTTTCAGCGGGTGAAGCGCATTACCGAACTGGATCACCTGCTCGATAGCCTTGTGGTTGACGAGCAGCACGCCACCCTGGCTTAG
- a CDS encoding OadG family protein has translation MQDYELLQDGLALMALGMGVVFVFLTILVISVTLMSKLIGRFQPAPTAAEVSKKSPSSSAPASQNDEMLAVISAAVHRYRSTRRR, from the coding sequence ATGCAGGATTATGAACTATTGCAGGACGGGTTGGCGTTAATGGCGCTTGGTATGGGCGTTGTGTTTGTTTTTCTTACTATTTTAGTTATTAGCGTTACGCTAATGTCGAAGTTGATTGGCCGTTTTCAGCCTGCCCCCACCGCGGCTGAAGTGAGCAAGAAGTCGCCGTCATCTTCAGCGCCTGCCAGCCAAAATGACGAGATGTTGGCGGTGATCAGTGCTGCAGTGCACCGTTATCGCTCGACACGACGTCGTTAA
- the oadA gene encoding sodium-extruding oxaloacetate decarboxylase subunit alpha translates to MNETKRPLGITDVVLRDAHQSLFATRMRLDDMLPIAEKLDRVGYWSLETWGGATYDACIRYLGEDPWERIRALKEAMPNTPQAMLLRGQNLLGYRHYADDVVDKFVERAKTNGVDVFRVFDAMNDPRNLERAIQAVRNVEGHAQGTISYTVSPVHTLDSWVDLAKTIAGLGADSLAIKDMAGLLTPYTAFDLVSRLKKELSIPVHLHCHATTGLSTSTILKAVEAGIDNVDTSISSMSMTYGHSPTESVVAMLKDTGRDTGLDLELLEDIAGYFREVRKKYAAFEGSLRGIDSRILIAQVPGGMLTNMEGQLKEQGAGDKLDDVLNEIPRVREDLGFIPLVTPTSQIVGTQAVMNVMMGERYKSISKEVQALLKGEYGAAPAPFNAELQKRVLEGGEPITCRPADNLSPEMDRLAAELKEKASADGIRLAEGKREVDDVLTYALFPQIGLKFLKNRDNPDAFEPVPQVAEASAEKTPAKVDSKAPAASSGPETYTVKLNGKSFVVEVSEGGELGEVQEQTSASTTAPKEEAPAPSGESIDAPLAGNIFKVNVRPGEQVAEGDVVIILEAMKMETEVRASSAGTVSKVNVSEGDSVAVGDTLIEL, encoded by the coding sequence ATGAACGAAACAAAACGCCCTCTAGGCATTACCGATGTCGTGCTGCGCGATGCCCATCAATCGCTATTTGCGACGCGTATGCGTTTGGACGATATGCTGCCGATCGCCGAAAAGCTGGATCGCGTTGGCTACTGGTCGCTGGAAACCTGGGGTGGGGCGACCTATGACGCTTGTATCCGCTATTTGGGTGAAGATCCATGGGAGCGTATCCGCGCCCTGAAAGAAGCCATGCCAAATACGCCCCAGGCAATGCTACTGCGCGGCCAGAACCTGCTGGGTTACCGCCACTACGCCGACGACGTCGTCGATAAATTTGTCGAGCGGGCAAAAACCAACGGTGTTGACGTCTTCCGCGTTTTTGACGCCATGAATGATCCGCGTAATTTGGAGCGCGCCATTCAGGCGGTGCGTAACGTCGAAGGCCACGCCCAGGGCACCATCTCTTATACCGTGAGCCCGGTACATACCCTGGATAGCTGGGTCGATCTCGCCAAAACCATTGCCGGTTTGGGTGCAGATTCATTGGCTATCAAGGATATGGCGGGGCTACTCACTCCCTACACAGCCTTCGACCTTGTTTCGCGGCTCAAAAAAGAGCTATCGATTCCAGTGCATCTGCACTGTCACGCCACCACCGGCCTGTCTACGTCGACCATTTTGAAAGCAGTAGAGGCCGGGATCGATAACGTCGACACCTCGATCTCGTCCATGTCGATGACCTATGGCCACAGTCCCACCGAGTCAGTGGTGGCAATGCTCAAAGACACCGGCCGCGACACCGGATTGGATCTCGAGCTGCTGGAAGATATTGCCGGTTACTTCCGCGAAGTGCGCAAGAAGTACGCCGCCTTTGAAGGCTCGCTGCGCGGTATTGATTCACGCATTCTGATTGCTCAGGTGCCCGGCGGCATGCTGACCAACATGGAAGGCCAGCTCAAAGAGCAGGGCGCGGGCGATAAGCTTGACGATGTGCTGAACGAGATTCCTCGCGTACGCGAAGACCTTGGCTTTATCCCGCTGGTAACGCCCACGTCGCAAATCGTCGGCACCCAGGCGGTGATGAACGTGATGATGGGCGAGCGCTATAAGTCGATCTCCAAGGAAGTTCAGGCGCTGCTCAAGGGTGAATATGGTGCTGCACCAGCGCCCTTCAATGCCGAGCTGCAAAAGCGCGTGTTGGAAGGCGGCGAGCCGATTACCTGTCGCCCGGCGGACAATCTCTCTCCTGAAATGGATAGATTGGCTGCCGAGCTGAAAGAGAAAGCCAGCGCTGACGGTATCCGCTTGGCCGAAGGCAAGCGCGAAGTCGATGACGTGCTGACCTATGCGCTGTTTCCGCAGATTGGTTTGAAGTTCCTCAAGAACCGCGACAATCCCGATGCCTTTGAGCCCGTTCCCCAGGTTGCTGAAGCAAGCGCTGAAAAGACACCCGCAAAGGTAGACAGCAAAGCGCCCGCCGCGAGCAGCGGCCCGGAAACCTACACCGTGAAACTCAACGGCAAATCCTTCGTGGTGGAGGTTTCTGAAGGCGGTGAGCTGGGCGAGGTGCAAGAGCAAACGTCAGCCAGTACTACTGCACCCAAAGAGGAAGCTCCGGCACCCAGCGGTGAAAGCATCGATGCGCCGCTGGCGGGCAATATCTTCAAGGTCAATGTACGCCCTGGTGAGCAAGTCGCGGAAGGTGATGTGGTCATCATTCTTGAAGCGATGAAAATGGAAACCGAAGTGCGTGCCAGCAGCGCAGGCACTGTGTCTAAGGTCAACGTCAGCGAGGGCGACAGCGTAGCCGTAGGCGATACGCTGATCGAGCTCTAA